Proteins encoded by one window of Streptococcus sanguinis:
- the asnS gene encoding asparagine--tRNA ligase gives MSKKIVTIIDVKNYVGQEVTIGAWVANKSGKGKIAFLQLRDGSAFFQGVAFKPNFIEKFGEEEGLAKFDTIKKLSQETSVYVTGVVKEDERSKFGYELDITDIEIIGESNDYPITPKEHGTDFLMDNRHLWLRSRKQVAMMQIRNAIIYATYEFFDKNGFMKFDSPILSGNAAEDSTELFETDYFGTPAYLSQSGQLYLEAGAMALGRVFDFGPVFRAEKSKTRRHLTEFWMMDAEYSYLTHDESLDLQEAYVKALIQGVLDRAPQALETLERDVELLKRYIAEPFKRVSYDEAIDLLQAHENDEDADYEHLEHGDDFGSPHETWISNHFGVPTFVVNYPAAIKAFYMKPVEGNPDRVLCADLLAPEGYGEIIGGSMREEDYDALVAKMNDLGMDTTEYEFYLDLRKYGTVPHGGFGIGIERMVTFVAGTKHIREAIPFPRMLHRIKP, from the coding sequence GTGTCAAAGAAAATCGTAACAATTATTGATGTGAAAAATTATGTTGGTCAAGAAGTGACCATCGGTGCTTGGGTAGCCAATAAGTCAGGTAAGGGTAAGATTGCTTTCTTGCAGTTGCGCGATGGCTCTGCCTTTTTCCAAGGGGTGGCCTTCAAGCCTAACTTCATTGAGAAATTTGGCGAAGAAGAAGGATTGGCGAAGTTTGATACGATTAAAAAGCTTAGCCAAGAAACTTCTGTCTATGTGACAGGGGTTGTCAAGGAAGACGAGCGCTCAAAATTTGGCTACGAGCTGGACATTACAGACATCGAAATCATTGGTGAGTCAAATGACTATCCAATCACGCCAAAAGAACATGGGACTGACTTCCTCATGGACAATCGTCACTTGTGGCTGCGTTCTCGTAAGCAAGTGGCTATGATGCAAATCCGCAATGCCATCATCTACGCTACCTATGAATTCTTTGACAAGAATGGCTTTATGAAGTTTGACAGCCCAATCTTGTCAGGTAATGCAGCAGAAGACTCTACTGAGCTATTTGAAACCGACTACTTCGGAACTCCAGCATACTTGAGTCAGTCAGGTCAGCTTTATCTGGAAGCAGGTGCCATGGCTCTTGGCCGTGTCTTTGACTTTGGTCCTGTATTCCGTGCTGAAAAATCAAAAACCCGTCGTCATTTGACTGAGTTCTGGATGATGGATGCAGAGTATTCATACTTGACGCATGATGAGTCGCTTGACTTGCAAGAAGCTTATGTTAAGGCTTTGATCCAAGGTGTGCTTGACCGCGCTCCTCAAGCTTTGGAAACGCTGGAACGTGATGTAGAACTCTTGAAACGCTATATTGCTGAGCCTTTCAAGCGTGTTAGCTATGATGAAGCGATTGACCTCTTGCAAGCTCATGAGAATGATGAAGATGCTGACTATGAGCATCTGGAACATGGAGATGACTTTGGTTCACCGCATGAAACATGGATTTCAAACCACTTTGGTGTACCAACCTTTGTCGTGAACTACCCAGCAGCCATCAAGGCTTTCTACATGAAGCCTGTGGAAGGAAATCCAGATCGCGTCCTCTGTGCAGACTTGCTGGCACCTGAAGGCTACGGTGAAATCATCGGTGGTTCTATGCGTGAAGAAGACTACGATGCTCTTGTTGCTAAGATGAATGATCTTGGTATGGATACGACAGAATATGAATTCTACCTTGATCTTCGTAAGTATGGAACAGTTCCGCACGGTGGATTCGGTATCGGTATCGAGCGTATGGTAACCTTTGTAGCAGGGACCAAGCATATCCGTGAAGCCATCCCATTCCCACGTATGCTGCACCGTATTAAACCTTAA
- a CDS encoding VOC family protein: protein MIDHFEIKVRNLQISKDFYTSFLSPLGYKLAFRSSSLLSFVAPNSPHPGGDFWLGEGEQSPIHFAFLAENHEQVQACYEAGLKAGGKDNGAPNYRGNLLSYYAAFVLDPDGNNVEAVCHKE, encoded by the coding sequence ATGATTGATCATTTTGAGATAAAGGTCAGGAATCTACAAATTTCAAAAGACTTTTATACAAGTTTTCTTTCTCCTCTAGGCTACAAATTGGCTTTTAGAAGTAGTTCTCTACTCAGTTTTGTTGCTCCCAACAGCCCACATCCTGGTGGAGATTTTTGGTTGGGAGAGGGAGAGCAGTCTCCGATTCACTTTGCTTTTTTGGCAGAAAACCATGAGCAGGTTCAAGCTTGTTATGAGGCTGGTTTAAAGGCAGGGGGAAAAGACAACGGTGCGCCAAATTATCGGGGGAACCTTTTATCATATTATGCGGCCTTTGTCTTGGATCCGGATGGTAATAATGTCGAGGCAGTCTGTCATAAAGAATAA